The following proteins are co-located in the Pseudarthrobacter siccitolerans genome:
- a CDS encoding Lrp/AsnC family transcriptional regulator, producing the protein MITAFVLIKTDAARIPETAEEISAIEGISEVYSVTGEWDLIAVARVRRHEDLADVIADRLSKVPAVVHTTTHIAFRAYSQHDLDAAFALGFEQ; encoded by the coding sequence GTGATCACCGCATTCGTTCTGATCAAAACCGACGCTGCCCGCATTCCCGAAACCGCCGAGGAGATTTCAGCGATCGAGGGTATCAGCGAGGTCTACTCAGTGACGGGCGAATGGGATCTGATCGCGGTGGCACGCGTACGGCGGCACGAAGACCTTGCCGACGTCATCGCAGACCGGCTCTCCAAGGTGCCGGCAGTGGTCCACACCACAACGCATATCGCGTTCCGCGCCTACTCCCAGCATGATCTGGACGCAGCGTTCGCCCTCGGTTTCGAGCAGTAG
- a CDS encoding DUF3054 domain-containing protein, with protein MTPPIQQPLQIHSRRRIAAAAITDAVLILVFAAVGRDAHQRGDVVAGVFLTAWPFLAGAALGWVASRAWRHPLSVRRTGLAVWLGALAGGMVLRLLTNQTVVLPFIIVALLSLGLLLLGWRLAWAGVRRLRKT; from the coding sequence ATGACCCCTCCGATTCAGCAGCCCCTGCAGATCCATTCCAGACGGCGGATTGCAGCCGCCGCCATCACGGACGCCGTGCTGATCCTGGTGTTCGCTGCAGTGGGGCGGGACGCGCATCAACGGGGCGATGTGGTGGCCGGCGTGTTCCTGACCGCATGGCCGTTCCTGGCTGGGGCGGCCCTTGGCTGGGTGGCCTCCAGGGCCTGGCGGCACCCGCTGTCAGTGCGGCGGACCGGCCTGGCGGTCTGGCTCGGGGCCCTGGCCGGCGGTATGGTTCTCCGGCTGCTCACGAACCAAACGGTGGTGCTGCCATTCATTATTGTTGCCCTGCTCAGCCTGGGGCTGCTGCTGCTGGGCTGGCGGCTGGCGTGGGCAGGAGTCCGTCGGCTCCGGAAGACCTGA
- a CDS encoding nuclear transport factor 2 family protein, with protein MPAPSTPPDPALDTSATDAPTQGTSAHDASPLDCVLGFIRVLEAGGGAAEIRPFLAEAFVLVEAPHLLAPEGSTRTLPEVLAGAEHSSEVVSEQKFVIRRTTCEGGRVAVEADWSATVLMDLRYWDQGEVIRARTSSVFEVREGLIVSQDSYDCYYR; from the coding sequence ATGCCTGCCCCTTCCACGCCGCCCGACCCGGCACTAGACACCTCAGCCACTGACGCCCCAACACAGGGGACTTCCGCACATGATGCCTCGCCCTTGGATTGTGTCCTGGGGTTCATCCGCGTCCTCGAAGCGGGCGGGGGTGCGGCCGAAATCCGGCCTTTCCTTGCTGAAGCGTTTGTCCTGGTGGAAGCCCCGCACCTCCTGGCGCCGGAAGGCTCCACCCGGACGTTGCCCGAAGTCCTGGCGGGAGCGGAGCACAGTTCAGAAGTGGTGTCGGAGCAGAAGTTTGTCATCCGGCGGACCACCTGTGAGGGCGGCCGGGTGGCTGTCGAAGCCGACTGGTCCGCGACGGTGCTGATGGACCTCCGGTACTGGGATCAGGGCGAAGTAATCCGGGCCCGGACGTCGTCGGTGTTTGAAGTGCGTGAAGGGTTAATCGTCAGCCAGGACAGTTACGACTGCTACTACCGCTAG
- a CDS encoding methyltransferase domain-containing protein, translating to MRQRAVDAVELMDRPDCDARLLDNTYRQFGLVNRLLSGWRKLYVRELRPTLAKNTAPATLLDIGSGGGDLAYQLAAWARRDGLPLQVTGIDPDARAAAYARGRPPVPGVEFRQAHSADLVREGRSFDFVISNHVLHHLSAGELQQLLSDSAALAGRKVLHNDLRRSPAAYALFFAAALPFRHSYIRVDGLTSIRRSYTPAELTALAPPAWTVKPAAAFHQLLALRRN from the coding sequence ATGCGGCAGCGGGCGGTCGACGCTGTGGAACTGATGGACCGGCCAGACTGCGATGCCCGGCTCCTGGACAATACCTACCGCCAGTTTGGCCTGGTCAACCGCCTGCTGTCCGGCTGGCGGAAGCTGTACGTCCGCGAGCTTCGTCCAACCCTGGCGAAAAACACCGCTCCTGCCACGCTGCTGGACATCGGCTCCGGCGGCGGAGACCTGGCGTACCAGCTCGCCGCCTGGGCCCGCCGTGATGGGCTGCCACTGCAGGTCACCGGCATAGACCCCGACGCCCGCGCCGCCGCCTACGCCCGTGGACGTCCGCCCGTGCCCGGCGTTGAATTCCGCCAGGCCCACAGCGCGGACCTGGTCCGGGAAGGACGCAGCTTCGACTTCGTCATCTCAAACCACGTGCTCCACCATCTTTCGGCCGGCGAACTCCAGCAGCTCCTTTCTGATTCCGCCGCCCTGGCCGGCCGCAAGGTCCTCCACAACGACCTTCGGCGCAGCCCCGCCGCCTACGCCCTCTTCTTTGCTGCCGCCCTGCCGTTCCGTCATTCCTACATCCGCGTGGACGGCCTGACGTCCATCCGCAGGAGCTACACGCCCGCAGAACTGACGGCTCTCGCGCCGCCGGCCTGGACAGTGAAGCCCGCCGCGGCCTTCCACCAGCTACTCGCCCTGCGCAGGAACTGA
- a CDS encoding type III polyketide synthase, which translates to MTVYVRSLETAVPKTMLIQTEARDVFAAQPGLTRLGSRLVSTCFDSAAIDTRFTAVEELTNDFRSNNPQFYDPETGLLLNPSTKVRNDIFGREATKLFVEAARAAVAAAPELDLLDITHLVTVSCTGFFNPGPDYKIVRELGLDPAVQRYHLGFMGCYAAFPALRAAKLFCDADPNAVVLVVCAELCSLHVRTSNDPDTIMGSALFADGAAAAVVTARSGAETQSLLRLDHFETVLTPVGEDSMAWNIGDHGFEMVLGNYVPHIIDDHIVGALQPLLAKDPELAALPYASIRHWAIHPGGRSILDKVQSRLGLTDEQLVPARETLRNYGNMSSSTVLFVLKHILEQSPEDGDERICSMAFGPGLTVETGLFTKLRQAPAGARRSHVSGHVAAEVPVS; encoded by the coding sequence ATGACGGTCTATGTGCGATCACTTGAAACTGCTGTCCCGAAAACGATGCTGATCCAGACAGAAGCCCGTGACGTGTTTGCAGCCCAACCAGGTTTGACCAGGCTTGGTTCACGGCTGGTCAGCACCTGCTTTGACTCCGCCGCCATCGACACCCGTTTCACCGCCGTTGAGGAACTCACCAACGATTTCCGCTCCAACAATCCGCAGTTCTACGACCCCGAGACGGGCCTGCTGCTGAATCCCAGCACCAAGGTCCGCAACGACATTTTCGGCCGGGAGGCCACCAAGCTCTTTGTCGAAGCCGCCCGTGCTGCTGTCGCGGCCGCCCCAGAACTCGATTTACTTGACATAACTCATCTCGTCACGGTCTCGTGCACGGGATTCTTCAACCCCGGCCCGGACTACAAGATCGTCCGGGAGCTCGGCCTGGATCCGGCCGTCCAGCGCTACCACCTCGGATTCATGGGCTGCTATGCGGCGTTTCCTGCGCTGCGGGCAGCGAAATTGTTCTGCGACGCGGACCCGAACGCCGTTGTGCTGGTGGTGTGCGCCGAGCTGTGCTCCCTGCACGTCCGCACCTCCAACGACCCGGACACGATTATGGGTTCGGCCCTGTTTGCCGATGGTGCCGCGGCCGCGGTCGTCACAGCCCGGAGCGGTGCAGAGACGCAGTCCCTGCTCCGGCTGGACCACTTCGAGACGGTCCTCACGCCGGTTGGCGAGGACTCCATGGCCTGGAATATTGGCGACCACGGGTTCGAAATGGTGCTCGGAAATTATGTCCCGCACATCATCGATGACCACATCGTGGGCGCCCTGCAGCCCCTCCTGGCGAAGGACCCGGAACTGGCGGCACTCCCCTACGCCTCCATCCGCCACTGGGCCATCCACCCGGGCGGCCGCAGCATCCTGGACAAAGTCCAGTCCCGGCTGGGCCTGACGGATGAGCAGCTGGTCCCGGCGCGCGAGACGCTGCGCAATTACGGCAACATGAGCAGCTCGACGGTGCTTTTTGTGCTCAAGCACATCCTGGAACAGTCTCCTGAGGACGGCGACGAACGGATCTGCTCCATGGCTTTCGGGCCCGGACTCACTGTCGAGACAGGACTTTTCACCAAGCTGCGGCAGGCACCGGCAGGGGCCCGGCGAAGCCACGTGTCCGGGCATGTGGCAGCGGAAGTGCCGGTGTCCTGA
- a CDS encoding DUF4193 domain-containing protein, which yields MATDYDEVRSDVKESQDRSLEALQSANAPDARSVVTELDEADALDDGLTPGGEIVSEELIVQVIPQAADEFTCYSCFLVRHRSQLARESNGHSYCIECGG from the coding sequence GTGGCAACCGATTACGACGAAGTTCGTTCCGACGTCAAGGAATCTCAGGACCGTTCCCTCGAGGCATTGCAGTCTGCGAATGCCCCAGATGCGCGCAGCGTCGTCACCGAACTGGATGAAGCCGATGCCCTCGACGACGGATTGACCCCCGGGGGAGAGATTGTCTCCGAAGAGCTCATCGTCCAGGTCATTCCGCAGGCAGCGGACGAGTTCACCTGCTATTCCTGTTTCCTGGTCAGGCACCGGTCCCAGCTGGCGCGCGAGAGCAATGGCCACTCGTACTGCATTGAGTGCGGAGGCTAA
- a CDS encoding VOC family protein, whose translation MPRTIGTCLWFENEAEQAAEFYTSVFDDSRILNVSRFEGVPGPEGQAIAVEFELEGRAFTALNGARGAGFTEAVSFVVGCEDQDAVDRYWTALTDGGGESQCGWLKDRFGVSWQIVPSVLNSLIAGPDPLGSQRAMQAMLGMRKLDIAELQKAYDG comes from the coding sequence ATGCCACGCACCATCGGAACGTGCCTCTGGTTCGAGAACGAGGCGGAACAGGCCGCCGAGTTCTACACGTCGGTTTTCGACGACTCCAGGATCCTGAACGTCTCACGCTTCGAAGGGGTGCCCGGTCCCGAAGGGCAGGCCATCGCCGTCGAATTCGAGCTGGAAGGCCGGGCCTTCACCGCGCTGAACGGTGCCCGGGGTGCCGGTTTCACCGAAGCAGTTTCCTTTGTGGTCGGCTGCGAGGACCAGGATGCGGTGGACCGCTACTGGACGGCTTTGACCGACGGCGGTGGCGAAAGCCAGTGCGGCTGGCTTAAGGACCGTTTCGGTGTGTCCTGGCAGATCGTTCCGTCGGTGCTCAACTCACTTATTGCCGGGCCCGATCCTCTGGGTTCCCAGCGGGCCATGCAGGCGATGCTGGGAATGCGGAAGCTGGACATTGCGGAGCTGCAGAAGGCCTACGACGGCTGA
- a CDS encoding FAD-dependent oxidoreductase has product MATDVLIIGGGPVGLYLAALLLQDGMSVRLLEQRQTRNLHTRAIGIHPPALEALRKVRIADTAVKDGVRIRDGMALSGGKTVGTMSFGRVSEAFPFVLALPQFRTEQLLEERVCQLDRDAVVRGVRATQVTDDGGRVTVVAQTGGVDERQEAEFAASLVVAADGARSRVRDLLGVQVRTRNYPDHYLMGDFQDPGPYGEKAVLFLEPGGIVESFPLPGGIRRWVVRLGRPARNAGPAQLAELVRDRTGILPDARTSTMVSAFSVQSALTTRMAAGRVVLIGDAAHEISPIGGQGMNLGWLDAQALSPVIRSALAGSGKDWTDRHFTEFDASRRQAAILARRQSEINMMLGRPLPGPLLALRNLGISAAAGTPAVNRWVARRFTMQ; this is encoded by the coding sequence GTGGCAACGGACGTCCTGATCATTGGCGGGGGGCCGGTGGGCTTGTACCTCGCAGCTTTACTGCTCCAGGACGGCATGAGCGTCCGGCTGCTGGAACAGCGGCAAACGAGAAACCTGCACACCCGCGCCATCGGCATCCATCCACCCGCCCTTGAGGCCTTGCGGAAGGTTCGGATTGCCGATACCGCGGTCAAGGACGGGGTCCGGATCCGGGACGGGATGGCGCTCAGCGGCGGGAAGACCGTAGGCACTATGTCCTTTGGCCGTGTCTCCGAGGCTTTCCCATTCGTGCTTGCGCTGCCCCAGTTCCGCACCGAGCAGCTCCTGGAGGAGCGCGTCTGCCAACTCGACCGCGATGCCGTGGTCCGCGGCGTGCGGGCCACTCAAGTTACAGACGACGGCGGACGGGTCACCGTCGTTGCGCAGACCGGCGGCGTGGACGAGCGGCAGGAGGCGGAGTTCGCCGCGTCCCTCGTGGTCGCGGCCGACGGCGCGCGGTCCCGGGTGCGCGACCTTCTGGGCGTACAGGTGCGCACCAGGAACTACCCAGACCATTACCTTATGGGCGACTTCCAGGACCCGGGGCCTTATGGCGAAAAGGCCGTCCTGTTCCTTGAGCCAGGCGGAATTGTTGAGTCATTCCCCCTGCCGGGCGGTATACGTCGGTGGGTGGTGCGGCTGGGCCGGCCCGCCCGCAACGCCGGACCGGCCCAGCTGGCAGAACTGGTCCGGGACCGGACAGGAATCCTTCCCGACGCGCGCACCAGCACCATGGTGAGCGCTTTCAGCGTTCAATCAGCCCTCACTACCCGGATGGCAGCCGGCCGGGTTGTCCTGATCGGGGATGCAGCCCACGAGATCAGCCCAATCGGTGGCCAGGGCATGAACCTCGGCTGGCTGGACGCCCAGGCCCTCTCCCCCGTCATCCGGTCCGCGCTGGCGGGCAGCGGTAAGGACTGGACGGACCGGCACTTTACGGAGTTCGACGCCAGCCGGCGGCAGGCAGCGATTTTGGCCAGGCGGCAGTCCGAAATCAACATGATGCTGGGCCGCCCGCTGCCGGGGCCCCTGCTGGCACTGCGGAACCTTGGCATCAGTGCGGCGGCAGGCACGCCGGCCGTCAACCGCTGGGTGGCCCGCCGCTTCACCATGCAATAG
- a CDS encoding peptide deformylase: MSQSTPATDLTAEEIRETVERILAAGTLPPIVQAGHPALRQRAAAFDGQLSGELLTRLINLMRDVMHEAPGVGLAAPQLGIPLQLAVLEDQFDVDPEAAALRNRIPLEFLAIVNPRYTPLGSRLDSFYEGCLSLNGLQAVVARHEEVRLDFQTPDGVAAQREFSGWQARIVQHETDHLNGVLYVDKAQLRSLSSNAEYAAHWAEAGIGKAQQGLGFDAGPAGISRT; the protein is encoded by the coding sequence ATGAGCCAGAGCACGCCCGCGACCGACCTCACTGCCGAAGAAATCCGCGAAACCGTGGAGCGGATCCTCGCCGCCGGAACCCTTCCGCCCATCGTGCAGGCAGGCCACCCGGCCCTCCGCCAGCGCGCGGCAGCGTTTGACGGCCAGCTGTCCGGCGAGCTGCTGACCCGGCTGATCAACCTCATGCGTGACGTGATGCACGAGGCACCCGGCGTGGGCCTCGCAGCACCCCAACTCGGGATACCGCTGCAGCTGGCGGTCCTTGAGGATCAGTTCGACGTCGACCCCGAGGCTGCCGCCCTGCGGAACCGCATCCCCCTGGAATTCCTCGCGATTGTGAACCCCCGCTATACGCCGCTGGGCTCCAGGCTTGATTCGTTCTATGAGGGCTGTCTCTCCCTCAATGGCCTGCAGGCAGTGGTGGCCCGCCACGAAGAAGTCCGCCTCGACTTCCAAACGCCGGACGGAGTGGCCGCGCAACGGGAGTTCTCCGGCTGGCAGGCCCGCATTGTCCAGCATGAGACGGACCACCTTAACGGTGTGCTTTACGTGGACAAGGCCCAGCTGCGGTCACTGAGCAGCAACGCCGAATATGCGGCGCATTGGGCGGAAGCAGGCATCGGGAAGGCCCAGCAGGGGCTGGGGTTCGACGCCGGCCCGGCGGGCATCAGCCGCACCTGA
- a CDS encoding putative RNA methyltransferase produces MPSTDLPLLCPVCSNPLDLLETGSGQSRLACPSGHSFDAARQGYFNLLVGKGTAFEADSSAMVQARSDFLGDGHYRPLADAVADAVVPFLPEDRAAVLDSGTGTGHYLRVLLDAAAGRDRKVSALGLDISKFALRRAARLNPEALNLVCDIWQPLPLADDSVDAVTVIFAPRNVPEFARVLRPSGRLVVVTPRSGHLASLAAVTGMLGIEEGKEARLAEAMGGYFDAETTSAVDIPLRLTRPEAAALAFMGPAGHHLDRDAVSTRLEVLPEPLLTEAKFQIMVFRPGKRAAA; encoded by the coding sequence ATGCCCTCCACTGACCTTCCGCTGCTGTGCCCGGTGTGCTCGAATCCGCTGGACCTTCTGGAAACGGGTTCGGGCCAGAGCCGCCTCGCCTGCCCCTCGGGCCATAGCTTTGATGCAGCCCGGCAGGGGTATTTCAACCTGCTCGTGGGTAAGGGGACGGCCTTCGAGGCCGACTCGTCCGCCATGGTCCAGGCCCGTTCCGACTTTCTCGGGGACGGCCACTACCGGCCCCTTGCAGACGCGGTGGCAGACGCCGTCGTACCCTTCCTCCCGGAAGACCGCGCGGCCGTGCTGGACTCGGGCACGGGTACCGGCCACTATCTGCGGGTGCTGCTCGACGCTGCGGCAGGCCGGGACCGGAAGGTCTCTGCCCTTGGCCTGGACATCTCAAAGTTCGCGCTCCGCCGTGCCGCTCGGCTTAATCCCGAGGCCCTGAACCTGGTCTGTGACATCTGGCAGCCCTTACCCCTTGCGGACGACTCGGTGGATGCCGTCACCGTCATCTTCGCCCCGCGCAACGTCCCGGAATTCGCCCGTGTGCTCCGGCCGTCCGGGCGGCTGGTGGTGGTCACGCCCCGGAGTGGACATTTGGCCTCCCTTGCCGCAGTCACCGGCATGCTGGGCATCGAGGAAGGCAAGGAAGCGCGGCTCGCGGAAGCAATGGGCGGGTATTTCGACGCCGAAACGACCTCCGCCGTCGACATCCCCTTGAGGCTGACCCGCCCGGAGGCAGCCGCCCTGGCCTTTATGGGACCGGCTGGACACCACCTGGACCGCGACGCCGTTTCTACCCGGCTTGAGGTGCTGCCCGAGCCGCTTTTGACGGAAGCGAAGTTCCAGATCATGGTCTTCCGGCCCGGGAAACGCGCCGCCGCGTAA
- a CDS encoding VOC family protein, translating to MRLIQVAQRASDLERAAAFYSQLLAVQPTAVFDPPGLLFFDLDGLRLLLERGAPTALLYLEVPDVRESVEELKGRGVEVVAEPHVIFSHTDGLLGPAGTDEWMAFIRDSEGNTVGLVSQLPILPAPQNRDRA from the coding sequence ATGCGGTTGATTCAGGTAGCTCAGCGCGCCAGCGACCTCGAGCGGGCCGCGGCGTTCTATTCCCAACTGCTTGCCGTCCAGCCCACGGCCGTGTTTGACCCTCCTGGTCTGTTGTTCTTCGATCTTGATGGCCTGCGGCTGCTGCTGGAGCGGGGAGCACCGACGGCGCTTCTCTATCTCGAAGTTCCCGATGTGAGGGAGTCGGTGGAAGAGCTCAAAGGCAGGGGAGTCGAGGTGGTGGCAGAACCCCATGTCATCTTCAGCCACACCGATGGGCTGTTGGGGCCCGCAGGGACGGACGAATGGATGGCCTTTATCCGGGACAGCGAGGGCAACACAGTAGGGCTTGTCAGCCAGCTGCCCATACTGCCGGCACCGCAGAACCGGGACCGCGCGTAA